In one Molothrus ater isolate BHLD 08-10-18 breed brown headed cowbird chromosome 6, BPBGC_Mater_1.1, whole genome shotgun sequence genomic region, the following are encoded:
- the SNAPC1 gene encoding snRNA-activating protein complex subunit 1, translating into MSAVPGLKEDCEELLGAFQQADTVRFERFAELWRERRFHTIFYGRMRALERNKITKKTLDVAQQYFFPPYSFQIRVGALYLLYGLYNAQLCQPKQKIRIALKHWPEIQKFQLDLLDAQHYDAVYIFRRLRLARAFHFTAMPKLLTYRTKKKIEKNYFKEEFKDPSNRVNSLITNDVLEELMNIHDHYQKMKCVISADKSQPDKALSLIKDDFVVNLKDITLEHQEWQQNRMKLLQNAKVAPETEDKKKEETLLKSEGSERANALARIKYKSYSAVVEVSRSRRHRQVQLESSESGPSCGKSPGRSKKASRTPQPARRSSSEVRGEMQAAEETVTRHIGMPVIIEEDSEEGEVSLPKRRKRR; encoded by the exons ATGAGCGCCGTGCCGGGGCTGAAGGAGGATTGCGAGGAGCTGCTCGGAGCCTTCCAGCAGGCAGACACCGTCCGCTTCGAGCGCTTCGCCGAGCTGTGGAGGGAGCGCCGCTTCCACACCATCTTCTA tGGTAGAATGAGAGCTTTGGAGAGGAATAAGATCACAAAGAAGACTCTAGATGTGGCTCAGCAGTACTTCTTTCCCCCCTACTCCTTCCAGATCCGAGTTGGTGCTCTGTACCTTCTGTATGGGCTCTATAATGCCCAGCTTTGTCAGCCAAAACAAAAG ATCAGAATTGCACTCAAGCATTGGCCTGAAATCCAGAAATTTCAGCTGGATCTGCTTGATGCCCAGCACTATGATGCAGTCTATATCTTCAGGAGACTGCGACTTGCCAGAGCCTTCCATTTCACAGCAATGCCAAAGCTA CTGACCTACAGAACTAAGAAGAAGattgagaaaaattattttaaagaagaatttaaGGACCCAAGCAATAGAGTAAACAGCCTCATCACTAATGATGTATTGGAG gaaCTGATGAATATTCACGACCACTACCAGAAAATGAAGTGTGTCATTTCAGCTGACAAATCCCAGCCAGACAAGGCCCTGAGCTTGATAAAAGATGACTTTGTGGTTAATCTCAAAGACATAACCTTGGAACATCAGGAATGGCAGCAGAACAGAATG AAATTACTCCAAAATGCTAAAGTAGCTCCtgaaacagaagacaaaaagaaagaggagacTTTGCTAAAATCAGAG GGTTCTGAAAGAGCAAATGCCCTGGCAAGAATCAAATACAAATCTTATTCTGCAGTTGTTGAG GTTTCCAGATCCAGGAGACATCGGCAAGTGCAGTTGGAATCCTCTGAATCAGGGCCCAGTTGTGGGAAGTCTCCAGGTCGAAGTAAAAAAGCCAGCAGGACACCACAGCCAGCAAGAAGAAGTTCTTCAGAAGTTAGAG GTGAAATGCAAGCGGCAGAGGAAACTGTAACTCGGCATATCGGGATGCCAGTAATCATAGAAGAGGACTCAGAGGAAGGAG aagtaTCTCTCCCCAAGAGGAGAAAACGACGTTAG